The Ovis aries strain OAR_USU_Benz2616 breed Rambouillet chromosome 6, ARS-UI_Ramb_v3.0, whole genome shotgun sequence genome includes a window with the following:
- the LOC101110332 gene encoding serine protease inhibitor Kazal-type 2 encodes MLERRDPTAGRGGMMALKALRLVLFLVWWDSAASSNAQFGQPSEYSTPNCHHYTLPGCPRDFNPVCGSDLSTYPNECTLCMKIREDGRDIKIIRSGPC; translated from the exons ATGCTGGAGCGCAGGGACCCGACGGCCGGCCGCGGAGGCATGATGGCGCTCAAGGCGCTGCGTTTGGTTTTGTTCCTGGTCTGGTGGGACTCGGCCG CCTCTTCCAATGCTCAGTTTGGTCAACCTTCAGAATACAGTACA cCAAACTGCCATCACTATACATTACCAGGATGTCCCCGGGACTTCAACCCCGTGTGTGGAAGTGATTTGTCCACTTATCCCAATGAGTGTACTCTGTGCATGAAAATCAG GGAAGATGGTCGTGATATTAAAATAATCCGAAGTGGACCCTGCTGA